One window of Akkermansia biwaensis genomic DNA carries:
- a CDS encoding YqaE/Pmp3 family membrane protein, translated as MRYVLAILLPPSMALAYGGCGSFTLNIILCLVGYIPGMVHAILIVLQKESNDRHQAMMKEMVKWQAHQDLKRNSRRKTEIVCRKKEDNVTASGDKASCY; from the coding sequence ATGCGGTACGTTCTGGCCATTTTGCTGCCGCCTTCCATGGCACTGGCTTATGGAGGATGCGGAAGCTTTACCCTCAATATCATCCTTTGCCTTGTCGGATACATTCCCGGCATGGTCCATGCCATATTAATTGTCCTGCAGAAAGAAAGCAACGACAGGCACCAGGCAATGATGAAAGAGATGGTCAAATGGCAGGCTCACCAGGATCTGAAACGGAATTCCAGAAGAAAAACGGAAATAGTCTGCCGTAAAAAGGAAGATAACGTTACAGCATCCGGAGACAAAGCTTCCTGTTATTGA